The segment caatttttgtgCTGTCAGTCATCTTCACAGGTtaagggttattgattcattacttctcactaacccttgacatcagtgactatcaaaaagttgggctcgttctgattctttccacaaaagagtgggaaccaaAGAGGATgcggttctatttataacagcGCGAAGtgagagattcaaataaaaacacgtgtatTAATACCTACAGTTATGGTTATTTCAATCGTataagcaatattgtcttaagcaaaaaggtttccaaacttgatctactatcaataaacgtaattagtgatgtaaatattacaattgtgcatgtttatcagtacagcagtatgagatcgcgtcatttgtatccatatacaccataacaagatctttgatttcattggatgttttatttatagtggattgtgtaatggtctaatgagcccaacttttatatagcgactgatgtcaagggttaatGCGAgttaacgaatcaataacccttgacttgtgaagatggctGTCagtagataaattggacctaacatgaaccaaatcaaaaataaccgaaccgtgctgttctgaattgaaaccgaatcgagctaaccctgaattgCCCCAGCCCTACTAGGGACTGATCCGATGTTGGGGGGACCAGGCTCATCAGAGCAAAGCACATTGATGTTTGGATTTGAGATAGCCCAACTTCAGGATCTTCCGTATCATTGCTTTCTAATAATGTATTATGAAGGATTAAAGATGCACATGCTAGTTTGTGTCTTCTAGACGCCATatttgtgatttaaactgttcATTTGTTTCTTCGCTGTAAACCAAATTGAAACCAAAACTGGTTTGAAAACTAGTTTCAAACTCATAAACCAAAACCTTAACCAGTTTATGAGCAACAAATTCGCCCAAAGTCATTCGTCCCATTAATTACACATCTTCACTCGGTCTGTTCCGGATTGGtcttgaaaattattcagattTCGCAAGCgtataattacattttttttccccGGCAAGTGAAATTGGGTTCGGGCATGTGGATTTCCTGAAAATGGTTGCCCGAATGGCTTGTGGTTTGCAAATCTTAATATCATTGACTGGTGtcatgtctcctatgtttgtgtatttgctaaacactgatgctaaaaatgacgtcacaatacactgcTTACATCaatcacgccgtaagacattttattttttattttaaaaaatgtgtgGACATTACCAGAAATTGAAGCTTTATTAGCGATTATCCCATTTTATAGTTACAATATAGAAAGATACATATGCTATAATtagttaaaacatttcaaacacaagACAAATTCTATCATTGAACCAGGTTCATAGGGCATTGGCTAACATTTGAaagaacattctatctaatcTGAAAAACTagaaatttgttattttaacaGATCTGTATTTTACAAAGTATGTGAGAGAGAAGATCCAAATTGCTTTTTGCATACAACAAACTGTTCTACTGTTAAAATTCACAgctaatttttaaataatgagaGCTTTTAAGATTgatttgtgtttgaaatttaaaaactcaAGCTCAATATTACCTGGATTACATGTAAAAACATTGCATTTCTATGGcatatctattttaaaattctgaCAATACAACATAAATGACATGACACAacatgtttaataaaatatcacatATTGATAAAGTGACACTTATAAAGTACTGGTATCACATAGCACCTTGTAGCACAGCATAAAATACTAGCATTTATTCTTAATTCTAAACAATAGCGCTACATAAAAAGTTCTAAACTTTTAAATTTGGTGCCAGAACATCTTACATGTCTATTTTTTGCGGCAACACTTTTTGCaggaaaagtaaaaataacatttttcaaaatttgcgGGAAAAGTAATATGAACTGAACATGTTAATTATATCAAATTAGTATCTCTTATGTAATCTTTCTTTTGAAATCTGTTTGCTTcagttttcatttaaattttcaaaaatcaaattttgtgtTGATTAACTTACATTATAAATGTCAGCCACATGTCACTGGACCAGTGATAAGACCCATTCTTTATCATTATAATATGTGCATTTCAAACACTGTAATTGTGACCTGACTGTGTTTGAGTTTGTGTGCATCTATCTTTATTTATGTAACATGCACAACCCATTCCCCAATCTTACATTTTGATGAAGTGTGACCATGCACTGTTTGTTTAGTATATAATTTACATGAAGCTTGGGACTGTATTGACAGATGTGTCCCAAGTTCtggtgtaaggggagtaactgcagaGATGTAGGTCTAAGATGAGGAAGGAGTGGCACAAAAGGATTGGGCGAACTCTCCGAGAAAATTtcactgattttatttttaaatgtttaaaatgtatattttcatttaaatttgattacattGACTTTGACCAGAAGAGTTTTGTATTTGAAGAGAAGGAAAAGATGGAGCAATGGACTGGATGTACAAACAAAGCAAGCCAGAGAGTGATGACTATCTCCTGGGGAAACGAGTGGACAAGCACATTGAGGAAGCTGTTGAAACTGTTAAAGATGGTAATCAATGGACTGCTCTATTGTTACTCGTTCATTATGTTTGTGAATGAACATAAATTGTcactttgaaaatgaattcatctgGCAtgcatatacaatatacatataaataacaaACCCTGCATATAACAAGattcaaaaaatcataattctaaattttttttaatagtatacatgtaactggaGATTGATGTTTTATGAAGTGTGGTTTTCTTCTAGATGACATTGCTCTGTTCAATGAGAGAATCAAAGCCAACATCGAACTTGATATGCAAAACAAAGCACGAGAGGATCCATTGTTTGCCATAAggtaaaattgatttttacttGGTATGTTTAACAATTATATCTATAAGATTATGAAAAGCATCAGTGTAGCCatcaatcaatgataaaaaaaaattgattgaaGATGAAATACCTGtatcatttatatgtatgtTCAATCATAATATCTGTTTAGTGTTGTTATAAAAAGACCAGCAGTGACAACCACAATTTGGGTtggatttatttcaaaatcacacggcGGGTTTGTAACAAGTTAATATTCTCACAATTATCTAGAAAGAGGGAGGAAGATGTCCGAAAGAAACTGCTTGAAAATCCCGTGAGAATGAAGCAGTTACAAAAGAATGTAAGAAGCTTATTATGATATTGATTGATATCCACAATTCACATATTTCACTTAGATAATTCACCACTGATCTTTTAACCTTGCTGAAACATAGATTTTTTTCCTATTCCAGTTGGAGAAACAAAAAAAGAAAGCTAAAAAGAAGCATAAAAAACATGGCAACTCTGATGATTCTGATGATGATCTGATGAAAAAATAtctaaacattttgaataaaaaacaaGGAAAGACAGAAAATGAAGGTAGAGAATCGGGGAGAAGAAAACGTGAGAGAGACCATGACCAAGAGAAGTCTTCAAAGCATCACAGAGAATCAAAATACAGAGAGGACTCGCATCACCACAACACGTCCAAATCCAGGGCCCGGAAAAGGGATCCAGATAGACGAAGTGAAGACTCTGATGAACAATACAGGGAGAATTCAAACGACCATCATTCTAGAAACATATCTGATCACTCACAAGCTAGTAAGTATAGGGACTCATCTGATCGCTATAGAAATGATAGGAGAAATTCCTCACATGGATCTCGGCATAACTCCGAGAAATATGAAAGGGAGCGAAGTCGTGACAGAAGGCAGAATGTCAACAAAAGCAGGAACTCTGATCAGAGGCAAACAGCAACGTATAGAGGAGTCCAAAGAGAAAGGCGTCATTCATCTGATAGTGAGTCAAAGGAAGTCAGAAGCAGACACAAAAGAGATTCAAACAGGACTATTGCTT is part of the Ostrea edulis chromosome 2, xbOstEdul1.1, whole genome shotgun sequence genome and harbors:
- the LOC125681491 gene encoding pre-mRNA-splicing factor CWC25 homolog, with translation MDDERKKMKQLMKEKIEGKDGAMDWMYKQSKPESDDYLLGKRVDKHIEEAVETVKDDDIALFNERIKANIELDMQNKAREDPLFAIRKREEDVRKKLLENPVRMKQLQKNLEKQKKKAKKKHKKHGNSDDSDDDLMKKYLNILNKKQGKTENEGRESGRRKRERDHDQEKSSKHHRESKYREDSHHHNTSKSRARKRDPDRRSEDSDEQYRENSNDHHSRNISDHSQASKYRDSSDRYRNDRRNSSHGSRHNSEKYERERSRDRRQNVNKSRNSDQRQTATYRGVQRERRHSSDSESKEVRSRHKRDSNRTIASNRHDSSDSESDSEEERRERSNRKPLHRQSRRSSSDSRETSRTERNTQHTGNDVSETSSSTDSDSSSQSDRKPVKQYGLIKLKNSEPSQMKAASTSPKHAGRHREKSRSPDQRRDDKYSKSNRRSRSPRRSRSPRQRSGVRPQRDKSRSPVRRKLTEEEKKKRLEEMMHNAQWREEQRKSNVKRYIEEDKKEEEALRSKENPEFLNPLMSSHADQSSVADRLKRNKYNLQRGSGLMDKGFLKK